The following coding sequences are from one Luteolibacter yonseiensis window:
- a CDS encoding DapH/DapD/GlmU-related protein: MEYQQESPYSSPWTLRQRVLMVAWEYVWILLCSWTPKPANRWRIFILGLFGAKLYGRPFVHQRARIQIPWNLTMHDRACLGDRANAYTLGEIELFEHATIAQEVYLCTGTHAFDRPELNLITAKIVIGAHVFVGARAFIMPGVEIGAHSLIGACSVVTKSLPANTVAAGNPARVIRSRTASL, encoded by the coding sequence ATGGAATACCAACAAGAATCCCCCTATTCGAGTCCATGGACCTTGCGACAGCGCGTGCTGATGGTCGCTTGGGAATATGTGTGGATCCTTCTTTGCTCCTGGACGCCCAAGCCGGCCAACCGCTGGCGGATTTTCATTCTGGGACTATTCGGGGCCAAGCTCTATGGCAGGCCGTTCGTTCACCAGCGCGCGCGGATCCAGATCCCTTGGAACCTCACCATGCATGACCGGGCTTGTTTGGGAGACCGTGCGAACGCTTATACCCTTGGCGAAATAGAACTGTTTGAACACGCCACCATCGCACAAGAGGTCTACCTGTGCACCGGAACCCATGCGTTTGACCGTCCCGAACTGAATCTGATCACGGCGAAAATCGTCATCGGGGCCCATGTATTCGTGGGGGCGCGTGCTTTTATCATGCCTGGGGTGGAAATAGGCGCACATAGCCTGATCGGCGCCTGCAGCGTTGTCACGAAGTCCCTTCCTGCCAATACTGTCGCAGCCGGGAATCCAGCCCGCGTGATTCGCAGTCGCACAGCCAGTTTGTGA
- a CDS encoding pyrimidine/purine nucleoside phosphorylase — MSSSFSNVTVDAKANVYFDGSVVSHTVHFADGTKKTLGLIYPGNFHFGTAAPERMEIIAGSCEVILDGTTDVLAVEAGSAFDVPGNSGFNIKVVDGICEYICSFLPA, encoded by the coding sequence ATGAGTTCCTCATTTTCCAACGTCACTGTCGATGCCAAGGCCAACGTTTATTTCGATGGCAGCGTCGTCTCCCATACCGTGCACTTCGCGGACGGCACTAAAAAAACCCTCGGACTGATTTATCCCGGAAATTTCCATTTCGGCACCGCCGCGCCCGAGCGGATGGAGATCATCGCGGGTTCCTGCGAAGTCATTCTGGACGGCACCACCGATGTGCTGGCTGTCGAAGCCGGATCCGCCTTCGATGTCCCGGGAAACAGTGGTTTCAACATCAAGGTCGTTGACGGCATTTGTGAGTACATCTGCTCGTTCCTCCCGGCCTGA
- a CDS encoding rhodanese-like domain-containing protein, with translation MLRSIWLVVPVTLAMVSCATPVRKAHESKEEHSVKKTAPKPVRMNGRGKITSVSLTDAFTLQQSDKALILDARPGFFYGLGHLPGALSFPKSDCDALIEKHEGEIKAALAAKKTIIVYCTNLLCPDARTVATHLADSGYSSSVLTGGWESWKESGLPTE, from the coding sequence ATGCTTCGGTCGATCTGGCTCGTGGTGCCCGTCACGCTCGCAATGGTTTCCTGCGCCACGCCGGTGCGGAAAGCCCATGAGAGCAAGGAAGAACATTCCGTTAAAAAGACGGCACCCAAGCCAGTGCGGATGAACGGACGTGGCAAGATCACGTCCGTTTCACTCACCGACGCCTTCACGCTGCAGCAGTCCGACAAGGCGCTCATTCTCGATGCGCGTCCGGGATTCTTCTACGGCCTCGGCCACCTGCCCGGCGCGTTGAGTTTCCCCAAGTCGGACTGCGACGCCCTGATCGAAAAGCACGAAGGCGAGATCAAAGCCGCCCTCGCAGCGAAAAAGACAATCATCGTTTATTGCACCAATCTGCTCTGCCCGGACGCCCGGACGGTCGCCACCCACTTGGCCGATTCCGGCTACTCCTCATCCGTCCTCACCGGTGGTTGGGAGTCTTGGAAGGAAAGCGGGCTGCCGACCGAATAA
- a CDS encoding glycosyltransferase family 4 protein produces MRLVVFDSHPVQYRVPIWQTMEKLSPSSVHVVYASDCSVRGHMDGGFGRMVAWDDPMLEDYENTILNCEKGKPLSGWGSLTGAGVKEVLDRLQPDVVLLTGLNYRYDLVACVTARLRGIPVWLRCETQDQAVNRSDSKKLARYFIYRNIYRLIDKFFYIGNLNRQHYEDHAVRDAQLFPARYGTVDRFASLDSSTKSRLRKSQRDAAGVSDGTFVVGFSGKFIPKKNPDLLFSMLDHLDETLRARVALYFLGSGEMEADLRELAESARSRYGVATYFAGFANQSELPGHYLAMDLLVLPSRRSGETWGLVANEAMQAGCAVVVSNAVGSGADFNALERFEIFDEGNATQLADRIAKLSVYPRSFDWADEELKGYSITATASALLAEMGKLDG; encoded by the coding sequence ATGAGGCTGGTGGTTTTTGATTCACATCCGGTCCAGTACCGTGTGCCCATCTGGCAGACGATGGAGAAGCTCTCGCCGTCCTCGGTCCATGTGGTGTATGCCTCCGACTGTTCCGTGCGCGGACACATGGACGGTGGTTTCGGAAGAATGGTGGCGTGGGATGATCCGATGCTGGAGGACTACGAAAACACAATCCTCAACTGCGAGAAAGGAAAGCCCTTGTCCGGTTGGGGATCCCTGACCGGTGCCGGGGTGAAGGAAGTCCTGGATCGTCTCCAACCGGACGTGGTGCTGCTGACCGGTCTGAACTACCGTTATGATCTGGTGGCCTGCGTGACCGCGCGGCTGAGGGGGATCCCTGTCTGGCTCAGATGCGAGACACAGGATCAAGCGGTGAACCGGAGCGATTCGAAGAAGCTCGCCCGGTATTTCATTTATCGGAACATCTACCGGTTGATCGACAAATTCTTCTACATTGGCAATCTCAACCGCCAGCACTACGAGGATCATGCCGTGAGGGACGCGCAATTGTTTCCGGCGCGCTATGGCACGGTGGATCGTTTCGCCTCGCTGGATTCTTCAACCAAAAGCAGGCTGAGGAAATCCCAGCGCGACGCCGCAGGTGTTTCGGACGGGACTTTTGTCGTCGGATTTTCCGGGAAATTCATCCCCAAAAAGAATCCGGATCTGTTGTTCTCGATGCTGGACCATCTGGATGAGACGCTCCGTGCGAGAGTTGCCTTATACTTTTTGGGCAGCGGGGAAATGGAGGCCGACCTGCGGGAATTGGCTGAATCCGCACGGTCGCGATATGGTGTGGCGACTTATTTCGCAGGCTTTGCCAACCAGTCCGAACTTCCGGGACATTATCTGGCGATGGACCTGCTGGTGCTTCCCTCCCGTAGGAGTGGAGAGACCTGGGGACTGGTGGCCAACGAAGCGATGCAGGCCGGGTGTGCCGTCGTGGTCAGCAATGCCGTCGGCTCCGGAGCGGACTTCAATGCACTGGAGCGGTTTGAAATCTTCGACGAGGGAAATGCGACCCAACTGGCGGACCGCATTGCGAAACTCTCGGTTTACCCCCGTTCCTTCGACTGGGCGGATGAGGAATTGAAGGGGTATTCGATCACGGCGACAGCTTCCGCTTTGTTGGCCGAAATGGGCAAACTGGATGGCTGA
- a CDS encoding glycosyltransferase family 4 protein — protein MLRGCSPAISDAVKRELPDGDHDLVSYVPNPVPFDVVDTGVGKEKVILFVGRLHPEKGVGVLIDAFRILVQEGNVGWKLIVVGPSATKDGGGGEEFGSALVKSAEGLDVEFTGPVFDDRLLKDYFARASIFCYPAQEGSGDAAPVAPREAMAYGAVPVVSQLPCFGDVIHHDVNGICYDHLAKDQPGVLSGWLKSLMTDPELLERLSGTARRVVDDYSSQSVAVKFLEDFHRLKQR, from the coding sequence ATGTTACGGGGCTGCTCTCCGGCGATCAGTGACGCCGTCAAGCGGGAGCTTCCCGATGGCGATCACGATTTGGTATCGTACGTTCCAAATCCGGTGCCGTTCGATGTCGTCGATACCGGGGTGGGCAAAGAAAAGGTGATCCTGTTTGTTGGCAGGCTGCATCCGGAAAAAGGTGTCGGGGTGTTGATCGATGCTTTCAGAATTCTGGTTCAGGAGGGAAATGTCGGTTGGAAATTGATCGTCGTCGGACCTTCCGCAACAAAGGACGGGGGAGGGGGAGAGGAGTTCGGAAGCGCCTTGGTGAAAAGTGCGGAAGGACTGGATGTGGAGTTTACCGGTCCGGTTTTCGACGACCGCCTGCTTAAGGATTATTTTGCGAGAGCTTCGATTTTCTGTTATCCCGCCCAGGAAGGGAGTGGCGATGCCGCTCCCGTCGCGCCCCGGGAGGCGATGGCTTACGGCGCGGTCCCCGTGGTGTCGCAGTTGCCGTGTTTCGGGGATGTCATCCATCACGATGTGAACGGAATCTGCTACGATCATCTGGCCAAGGACCAGCCGGGGGTGCTGTCAGGATGGCTCAAGAGCCTGATGACGGATCCAGAACTGTTGGAAAGGCTGTCAGGCACGGCCCGGCGGGTGGTGGACGACTACTCAAGCCAGTCGGTGGCAGTGAAATTTCTAGAGGATTTTCATCGTCTGAAGCAACGTTGA
- a CDS encoding exopolysaccharide biosynthesis polyprenyl glycosylphosphotransferase — MAVISAVYWLAFLLSFVAAERGVVDVLSYVKYWLVAIVTIALEALSRPNHLRPTPGRMRHIALSVARRQWVWMLSSMTILLVFSRDLEISRAFIGIFAVMALLALFASNRFLIRWLSTFCATQFSRLRLRTLILGPEHWCESIIPEIKTIHSMLDITRVEATDKKERNTAEYARLVAEQPIDLLIMPPRHLPDATVIDLLRCGDRFGFRCWLPVELTRTYGRRFELQKVGCLDVLSPPVEPLENTSNQFIKRSFDVVFASFVVVTILPVLCLVVSLIHRMYSPGPLLFKQSRVGRNGLPFQVYKFRSMHVKNPDETQQATKGDLRIFKGGNFLRKSSIDEMPQFLNVLMGDMSVVGPRPHMEQHDFEFREIFERYGVRRYVKPGVTGLAQVKGFRGEICKPQDLRNRARLDNFYVTHWDVAMDLGIVAMTGISMIKPPKTAY; from the coding sequence ATGGCAGTCATTTCTGCCGTTTACTGGCTCGCATTCCTATTGAGCTTTGTCGCTGCGGAGCGGGGGGTGGTCGACGTGCTTTCTTATGTGAAATACTGGTTGGTCGCGATCGTGACCATCGCCCTTGAGGCTCTTTCGCGCCCGAACCATCTGCGTCCCACTCCGGGCCGGATGAGACACATCGCGCTGTCCGTGGCGCGCAGGCAGTGGGTTTGGATGCTTTCCAGCATGACCATCCTGCTGGTGTTTTCCCGCGATTTGGAAATCTCGCGTGCGTTCATCGGTATTTTCGCCGTCATGGCCCTTCTGGCGCTTTTCGCGAGCAACCGCTTCCTGATTCGCTGGTTGTCCACATTTTGCGCGACCCAATTTTCCCGATTGAGGTTGCGGACCCTGATCCTTGGCCCGGAACACTGGTGCGAGTCGATCATTCCCGAGATCAAGACCATCCATTCCATGCTCGACATCACGAGGGTGGAGGCGACGGACAAGAAGGAGAGGAATACCGCCGAATACGCGCGTTTGGTGGCCGAGCAGCCGATCGACCTGTTGATCATGCCTCCGAGGCACCTGCCCGACGCCACCGTCATTGACCTTCTGAGATGTGGGGACAGATTCGGATTCCGTTGCTGGTTGCCGGTTGAGCTCACCAGGACTTACGGACGCCGTTTCGAATTGCAAAAAGTCGGGTGCCTCGATGTGCTTTCCCCACCCGTCGAACCATTGGAGAATACGTCGAACCAGTTCATCAAGCGTTCGTTTGACGTGGTGTTCGCCTCGTTCGTGGTGGTGACCATCCTGCCGGTGCTCTGCCTGGTGGTGTCGCTGATCCACCGCATGTACTCTCCGGGTCCATTGTTGTTCAAGCAGAGCCGGGTGGGGCGGAACGGATTGCCTTTCCAGGTGTATAAATTCCGCAGCATGCACGTCAAAAATCCTGACGAGACGCAACAGGCGACCAAGGGTGACTTGAGAATTTTCAAAGGCGGCAACTTCCTGCGCAAATCCAGTATCGATGAGATGCCCCAGTTTCTCAACGTGCTGATGGGCGACATGAGTGTTGTGGGACCGCGTCCGCACATGGAGCAGCACGACTTCGAATTCCGTGAGATTTTCGAACGCTACGGAGTCCGGCGGTATGTGAAACCGGGTGTGACCGGTCTTGCCCAGGTCAAAGGGTTCCGGGGCGAGATCTGCAAGCCTCAGGACCTGCGGAACAGGGCGAGATTGGACAATTTCTACGTCACCCACTGGGATGTCGCCATGGATCTCGGCATTGTCGCCATGACCGGGATCAGCATGATCAAACCGCCGAAAACAGCTTATTAG
- a CDS encoding WecB/TagA/CpsF family glycosyltransferase: MSAYQASDWAVVDGGYVALVLRMCFGRHLPRISGLQILQRLVGEKSRRSIPFHERRILWVVPTAEEKDRIDYYLEDQGFPHQLRHWYYAPFYRKTEDFQDEALAAKVAEVRPDWIILCIAGGKQEKLGHFLRSLSSGSPESGLEAEGPDEASAEGTSRPKGPVILCTGGAIAFLSGGQANIPTWADRLYLGWFFRITSSPKVFLPRYWVAAYEFPLLLWERRGSLFVKKGTE; encoded by the coding sequence ATGAGCGCCTACCAGGCCTCTGACTGGGCGGTTGTCGACGGCGGATACGTGGCGTTGGTGCTGCGCATGTGTTTCGGTCGCCATCTGCCGCGGATCTCCGGTCTGCAGATACTGCAGCGGCTGGTGGGAGAGAAGAGCCGGCGGTCCATCCCTTTCCACGAGCGCCGGATCCTTTGGGTCGTGCCTACCGCGGAGGAGAAGGACAGGATCGATTATTATCTGGAGGACCAGGGATTCCCGCATCAGCTCCGTCATTGGTATTACGCACCGTTTTATCGGAAGACCGAAGATTTCCAAGACGAGGCTTTGGCCGCAAAAGTCGCCGAGGTGCGGCCTGACTGGATCATCCTGTGCATCGCGGGCGGCAAGCAGGAGAAGCTCGGCCATTTCCTGAGAAGTCTGAGCTCTGGAAGTCCGGAATCAGGCCTCGAAGCGGAGGGGCCGGATGAGGCATCAGCCGAAGGGACATCACGGCCGAAGGGGCCTGTGATATTGTGTACCGGCGGGGCGATAGCGTTCTTATCGGGGGGGCAGGCAAACATCCCGACGTGGGCGGATCGTTTGTATCTCGGTTGGTTCTTCCGTATCACCTCATCTCCGAAGGTTTTTCTGCCACGTTACTGGGTGGCTGCCTACGAATTTCCCCTCTTGCTCTGGGAGCGGCGTGGGAGCTTGTTTGTGAAAAAGGGGACGGAGTGA
- a CDS encoding DUF2459 domain-containing protein, with the protein MLQRGPYFHTIAALLAVVALSSCGIRLPDSPAPTYGAGVVPAKHDADQTPDVLVWLIADELHTGMVFEYDWLLESGFVPPAGFGRPKYVTLSWGNRTAYMEKGLHSPGKFLAAMFTRSPSVMELIPANWNVVEVCPHQRIWRKLVPRGRGKDLANFLNDCSDRGSDGRPIVCGTSSWGGGVLLESRHVYFLPRVCNIWTVQVIEALGGEMHPWFAITANGLIRQAKKPPNDFEQIWWGGGLAPDR; encoded by the coding sequence ATGCTCCAGCGGGGACCATACTTTCACACCATCGCCGCTTTGTTGGCGGTTGTCGCATTGAGTTCATGCGGCATCCGCCTGCCGGACTCCCCCGCCCCAACCTATGGAGCGGGCGTTGTCCCTGCGAAACATGATGCGGACCAGACTCCCGACGTGCTCGTCTGGCTCATCGCCGACGAGCTGCATACCGGGATGGTCTTCGAGTACGACTGGCTGCTGGAGTCCGGCTTCGTGCCTCCCGCCGGTTTCGGCAGACCGAAATATGTCACGTTGAGCTGGGGCAACCGCACCGCTTACATGGAAAAAGGCCTGCACAGTCCGGGCAAATTCCTTGCCGCGATGTTCACACGGAGTCCGTCCGTGATGGAGCTGATTCCGGCGAACTGGAATGTCGTGGAGGTCTGCCCGCACCAACGGATCTGGCGGAAACTTGTCCCACGCGGCCGGGGAAAAGATCTCGCGAATTTCCTCAATGATTGCAGCGACCGGGGCTCCGATGGAAGGCCCATCGTCTGCGGCACCTCAAGCTGGGGGGGTGGTGTTCTCCTCGAATCCCGCCACGTCTATTTCCTACCCCGCGTTTGCAATATCTGGACGGTCCAGGTGATCGAGGCGCTGGGAGGCGAGATGCATCCATGGTTTGCCATCACCGCGAACGGGCTGATCCGTCAGGCCAAGAAACCGCCAAATGATTTCGAGCAAATCTGGTGGGGCGGCGGGTTGGCTCCGGATCGATAA
- a CDS encoding glycosyltransferase, translating to MDPVHGGPCQGIRNSIPSLAKLGVANEVVSLDPPSAPFLGNDPFPIHAVGPAKGSWGYGAALVPWLVDNLPKFEAVIVHGLWLHHGYAVRKALSVIRRRQPAEKVPRMYVMPHGMLDPYFQRDPSRRLKALRNLLYWNLMESKNVAEADGVLFTCEEELRLARETFRNYSPKREINVGYGVAAPPSFRETQRDSFQAAGAGLADRPYLLFLSRIHPKKGVDLLIHAFASLVKERSAGLEGIPSLVIAGPLDSIYADEMRALAADCLAGLPPGESHPRIHFVGMLQGDAKWGAFYGCEAFVLPSHQENFGIAVVEALACGKPVIISDKVNIWREIDGAGAGMVADDSVEGTKESLSRWFSLTDAEKKEMAGNAMKCFTGHYRMENVAKTFAETLSATP from the coding sequence ATGGATCCGGTCCACGGAGGACCGTGCCAGGGTATTCGGAATTCCATTCCGAGCCTCGCGAAACTTGGTGTCGCCAACGAGGTTGTGTCGCTCGATCCGCCATCCGCGCCTTTTCTCGGCAATGATCCGTTTCCGATCCACGCCGTGGGACCGGCGAAGGGATCGTGGGGTTATGGAGCCGCCCTCGTCCCCTGGCTGGTGGACAATCTGCCAAAGTTCGAGGCGGTCATCGTCCACGGACTTTGGCTTCATCACGGCTACGCGGTGAGAAAGGCCCTTTCGGTCATCCGGCGAAGACAACCTGCGGAGAAAGTCCCCCGCATGTATGTCATGCCGCATGGAATGCTGGATCCCTATTTCCAGCGCGACCCATCCCGCAGGCTCAAGGCCTTGAGGAACCTTCTTTATTGGAACTTGATGGAGTCGAAGAATGTGGCTGAGGCCGACGGTGTCCTTTTCACCTGCGAGGAGGAGCTGAGGCTGGCACGTGAGACGTTCCGCAACTATTCCCCGAAACGCGAGATCAACGTGGGCTACGGGGTTGCCGCACCACCGTCGTTCCGCGAGACACAGAGGGATTCATTCCAAGCCGCCGGCGCCGGGCTTGCCGACCGTCCTTACCTTCTCTTTCTCAGCAGAATCCACCCGAAGAAGGGCGTCGATCTGCTCATCCATGCCTTTGCTTCGTTGGTGAAGGAACGCTCCGCAGGGTTGGAGGGAATTCCATCGCTCGTGATCGCGGGCCCCTTGGACTCGATCTATGCCGACGAGATGAGAGCGTTGGCTGCGGACTGTCTCGCTGGCCTGCCCCCGGGGGAATCCCATCCGCGGATCCATTTCGTGGGAATGTTGCAGGGGGATGCAAAATGGGGCGCGTTTTACGGTTGCGAAGCCTTCGTCCTTCCCAGCCACCAGGAGAATTTCGGCATCGCGGTGGTCGAAGCGCTGGCGTGTGGCAAACCGGTGATCATCTCCGACAAGGTCAATATCTGGCGGGAGATCGATGGTGCCGGGGCCGGTATGGTGGCGGATGACTCCGTGGAGGGCACTAAGGAATCCCTGTCCCGCTGGTTTTCTCTGACCGATGCTGAAAAGAAGGAGATGGCTGGCAATGCGATGAAGTGCTTCACCGGACATTACCGGATGGAGAACGTCGCCAAAACGTTCGCGGAAACATTATCCGCCACCCCTTAG
- a CDS encoding glycosyltransferase family 4 protein, producing MPRFAAMLQSGMVERGHDVEVWTSEKFFLKIPVPAPLRKWVGYLDQYLVFPLQIRNRLGKSSRDTLFVFADQALGPWVPVVSGRPHVIHCHDFLAQRSALGEIPENPTGRTGKWYQAYIRQGFRQGRNFISVSEKTRSDLNRFVNGGVERSEMVYNGLNQEFGLVDPSYARTELRKLTSIDLDGGYLLHVGGNQWYKNRIGVIEIYNAWRAGTNPGLPLLMIGPKASGDLQAMRDASPFRDDIHLLAGLDDVAVRLAYAGSAAFIFPSLAEGFGWPIAEAMASGCPVLTTDEAPMTEVAGEAAFLIPRRPQDESQTATWAARSADVLQKLVSLSDDERKNVVTRGIANAKRFDSAAALDQIARIYSSVLAGR from the coding sequence ATGCCGAGATTCGCGGCGATGTTGCAAAGCGGAATGGTGGAACGGGGCCATGACGTCGAAGTCTGGACCAGCGAGAAGTTCTTTTTGAAAATTCCCGTGCCGGCTCCTTTGCGGAAGTGGGTGGGTTATCTGGACCAGTACCTGGTGTTTCCGCTACAGATCCGCAACCGCCTCGGGAAAAGCTCTCGGGACACGCTGTTTGTTTTCGCCGATCAGGCGCTGGGGCCCTGGGTGCCGGTCGTTTCGGGACGACCACATGTGATCCACTGCCATGACTTCCTCGCACAGCGGTCCGCTCTGGGAGAAATTCCCGAAAATCCGACCGGAAGGACGGGCAAGTGGTACCAAGCCTATATCCGGCAGGGTTTCCGGCAGGGGCGCAATTTCATTTCGGTTTCGGAAAAGACCCGCTCCGATCTCAACCGCTTCGTGAATGGCGGGGTGGAGCGGTCCGAAATGGTGTATAACGGCTTGAACCAGGAATTTGGTTTGGTTGACCCGTCATACGCCCGCACTGAACTGCGGAAGCTGACCTCGATCGACCTGGACGGAGGATATCTGCTGCATGTGGGGGGCAACCAGTGGTATAAGAACCGCATCGGGGTGATTGAAATCTACAATGCGTGGAGAGCTGGAACAAACCCGGGACTGCCTTTGTTGATGATCGGCCCGAAGGCTTCGGGCGACCTGCAAGCCATGCGCGACGCTTCGCCGTTCAGGGACGACATCCACCTTCTGGCCGGACTGGACGATGTGGCCGTCCGGCTCGCGTATGCGGGATCCGCTGCCTTCATCTTTCCTTCGCTTGCGGAGGGTTTCGGCTGGCCCATCGCCGAGGCCATGGCATCCGGCTGTCCCGTTCTGACCACAGATGAGGCGCCAATGACCGAAGTGGCTGGTGAAGCGGCCTTCCTGATTCCCCGGCGTCCGCAGGATGAGAGCCAGACAGCCACATGGGCGGCGCGTTCGGCCGACGTGCTTCAGAAGTTGGTGAGCTTGTCGGACGACGAACGGAAAAACGTCGTCACCCGGGGGATTGCCAACGCGAAGCGGTTTGATTCCGCAGCCGCGCTGGACCAGATCGCCCGGATATACTCCAGCGTGCTTGCCGGCAGATGA
- a CDS encoding glycosyltransferase family 2 protein, protein MSPLDLTIAIPVRNEERNLPGCLDAIGKGLASRVVILDSGSTDATRQIGLDWGAEVIDFKWNGRFPKKRNWYLRNHRPTTRWVLFLDADEYLTESFKAELPSALEDVGKTGYWLSYSIYFLGRELKAGYPLRKLALFQTGAGEYEKIDESQWSQLDMEVHEHPVLTGKIGVIPAKIDHQDFRGVNHYVAKHNEYSSWEAHRFLMTANDPEVRAAWTWKQKIKYRLIRSPLIGPIYFIGSFVVMGGFRDGGRGMAFAILKMAYFTQVYCKIREMEETSHKRN, encoded by the coding sequence ATGTCGCCCCTAGACCTTACCATCGCCATCCCCGTCCGCAATGAAGAGCGCAATCTGCCAGGATGTCTCGATGCCATTGGAAAAGGGTTGGCGAGCCGGGTGGTGATCCTCGATTCCGGAAGCACGGATGCGACCCGGCAGATCGGCCTCGACTGGGGTGCGGAAGTGATCGATTTCAAGTGGAACGGGCGGTTCCCCAAGAAGCGGAACTGGTACCTCCGCAACCACCGGCCGACAACGCGCTGGGTGTTGTTTCTCGATGCCGACGAGTATCTGACCGAATCCTTCAAGGCGGAGTTGCCTTCCGCACTCGAGGATGTGGGAAAGACGGGCTATTGGCTCAGTTACTCGATTTATTTTTTAGGACGGGAGCTGAAGGCGGGTTATCCGCTGCGCAAGCTGGCGTTGTTCCAGACAGGGGCGGGGGAATATGAAAAAATCGACGAGAGCCAATGGAGCCAGCTGGACATGGAGGTGCATGAGCATCCTGTGCTGACCGGCAAAATCGGCGTGATCCCGGCGAAAATCGATCACCAGGATTTTCGTGGGGTGAACCACTATGTGGCGAAGCACAACGAATACTCCTCGTGGGAAGCGCACCGTTTCCTGATGACCGCCAACGATCCCGAGGTGAGAGCCGCCTGGACCTGGAAGCAGAAAATCAAGTACCGGCTGATACGCAGCCCGTTGATAGGTCCGATATATTTTATCGGCAGTTTTGTGGTGATGGGCGGCTTTCGGGACGGAGGGCGGGGTATGGCCTTCGCGATCTTGAAAATGGCCTATTTCACCCAAGTGTATTGCAAGATCAGAGAGATGGAAGAAACCAGCCATAAGCGAAACTAA
- a CDS encoding exosortase/archaeosortase family protein, translating to MPLVLVFALWTPAMIAASYIWQYGDYYDYGWVVPPAAILLSIRRWRDDRFPLIPLGRRALLIGAALLFPWILLLRILNHTDPSWRLPIGTLGFTAAICGHVLIGMTRGWRFSAGYLWITLLWLSALPWFFAVEKGLIHHLTQGVIAAAAELFQLFGTPVEVVGDQLILHDITVEVTDGCSGVRSFQSFVMASWFFTELYRLSLTRALVLLICSCVVAFLVNMARTYALAHIRFEHGKEAFDNAHDWLGLLAFLVSGVLFFLISGRLAAFSRRVVLRTVKP from the coding sequence GTGCCATTGGTGTTGGTGTTCGCACTGTGGACACCGGCGATGATCGCCGCTTCCTACATCTGGCAATACGGAGATTACTATGACTATGGCTGGGTGGTTCCTCCCGCCGCGATCCTGCTGTCCATACGGCGTTGGCGGGACGACCGTTTTCCGTTGATTCCACTTGGCCGGAGGGCGCTTCTTATTGGAGCCGCCTTGTTGTTTCCCTGGATTCTGCTCCTCAGGATACTCAACCATACCGATCCCTCGTGGCGCCTGCCCATCGGGACGCTGGGATTCACGGCGGCGATCTGCGGCCATGTGTTGATCGGCATGACACGGGGCTGGAGGTTCTCCGCGGGCTATCTGTGGATCACCTTGTTATGGCTGTCCGCCCTGCCTTGGTTTTTCGCGGTGGAGAAGGGTCTCATCCATCATTTGACCCAAGGGGTCATCGCTGCGGCGGCGGAGCTGTTCCAACTTTTCGGCACACCTGTGGAGGTGGTTGGTGACCAGTTGATCTTGCATGATATCACGGTTGAGGTGACCGACGGATGCAGCGGGGTACGCTCCTTTCAGAGCTTCGTCATGGCCAGTTGGTTCTTCACGGAACTCTACCGGCTCTCGCTGACGCGGGCGTTGGTGTTGCTCATCTGTTCCTGCGTAGTGGCGTTCCTCGTGAACATGGCGAGAACCTACGCCCTGGCACACATTCGTTTCGAACACGGCAAAGAAGCTTTTGACAACGCTCACGATTGGCTGGGCCTGCTGGCCTTCCTCGTCAGCGGGGTGCTGTTCTTTTTGATATCGGGCAGATTGGCCGCATTTTCGCGTCGCGTTGTGTTGAGAACCGTGAAACCCTGA